CTGAATTCAACCTGATGCTGGATGTCCACTGCAACTTGGAACTGATCATTGGTGGCGCCTTGGATTGATCATTCACGGCAGCCGGAGGGTCGGGCCGCGGCAGCCTCCAGACCGGCGAGACACGTACAGAGACCGCTGGAAGGCCACCCCGCAACTCACTGCCTTACCTGTCAGGCGAGCTCCATTGCCGGCTGATCCCGGCGGCGTATCAGGGTAACCGCGATCTGGCGGTTCCGTTCGTGGCCGGCCCGCTGTTGGCACTGATCCTATGGGGCCGTAGTGCGCCAAGGCAGTCCGGTGCCTGTGGGAACAGTATGGGACGCCGTGGGAGCCGCCGCAGCGCGGAACGAAACATTCCAGGCTCGTTGCCGCCCGCGGTCAAAAGCGCTGCCGGACACGGCCAGCACATAATTGCCGCCCGGGTCAGTTTCAAGTCGCAATTTACAGTTAGACGCAGTATCTCGGGTACCGCCGGTTGGTGACCAATAAGTCCAGTGCCACGACTCCCCTGACTGCCGAATCGACAGGCTTGATTCGGCAGCTGTCCGAACAAGTCAATTTTCCCCCTTGGGGTTCGCTGTCCGGGTTGAGTTGATAGCACCAGGAATGAGGCAGGCGGATATTCAATACATTGAATGGGCGCTTTAGGCCGCCCCTCTCTATCCTTTTTGAACTGGCGATCCCAACTAATAGTCCCGCGCAAGCGCACCCCTGACCTTCCAAGGGGCACGCCCCCTGGTCATGCCCGCAGTGAACTCGGCCGCGGGCTGGTGCGGGGGCACCTCAACTGAACTGGGGGCATCTGTCGCAGCTTGTCCCGAGCGGGATCCATTTAGGCATTAGTGACATGCAGGCGGTTTGGAAAAGCCAAAGAAACTATCGAAATCCCCTCCGTTTGTACCATAACGGCTAAACCAAGCGAGCGGTGCGCCCATGGAGCACACCCTCAAGACTGCATACCCCATCCACGTCCCGTTTCACGTGAAACGTTGCCTGCAGGCCAGGGGACTGTTTCACGTGAAACGCTCCCCTTCGTGTTGAAGGGCATTTTCAACTAGGGGTCCGACGATCATCCTCATTATCAGGTACTCGCCGATCACGCTGAAGAACGGGCTCCCCTGAGTGAATTATCCCCTTCGCGAAGGAAATCTTGAACTAAACACTGGAGCTTAGGATCGTTCCTGGAGAAGCGTCATTAAAAGAATCTGGCGGTGTTTCACGTGAAACACCGCCACACCCAGCCTTCGGTTCCTATTTACCGCCGGGACTCAATACGTCCATGATGCGATTGAGGTCTTCAACCGATGCGAATTCAATGCTGACTTTACCCTTGCGTGCGCCCAATGAAATCTTCACGTTGGTGTCCAACCTGTCCGAAAGCGAGCTTGCCAAGAAGTCTAAGCGTTCATGACGGGGACTGGGCTTCTTGGTTGCAGCCTTCTGACCGCTCAGCGGAGCCTGATAGAGCTGAACCGCTTCTTCCGTCGCACGAACAGACATCCCTTCGGCAACAATCTTCTGCGCCAATTGCTCCATTGCCTCAGCAGCGGGCAACGCCAACAATGCCCGGGCATGTCCCGCAGACAAAACACCCGCGGCAACACGACGTTGGACAACCGGAGGAAGCTTCAGCAGCCGCAGCGTATTGGAAACCTGCGGACGCGAGCGTCCAATCTTGTCAGCCAGCTGTTCGTGTGTTGTGCCGAAATCTTCCAGCAACTGCTGGTAGGCGGCAGCCTCTTCCAAGGGGTTTAGCTGGCTGCGATGAAGGTTTTCAAGCAGGGCGTCACGAAGCAGATTATCGTCCGTGGTTTCACGAACAATAACCGGAATGGTTTCCAGCCCCGCAGCCTGGCTTGCCCGCCAGCGCCGCTCACCCATAACCAATTCATAGGGCTGGTCTCCCTTCTCCGTCGATTTCCGCACCACAATAGGCTGCAGCACACCGATTTCACGGACTGAATGGACGAGTTCGGCCATGTCGTCTTCATCAAAGACCGTACGTGGCTGTTTCCTGTTCGGATGGATCTTTCCCACAGGAAGTTCCATGAACGTGGCGCCGGGAACGTCAACCAACTCAGCCGGTTCCGCCAGCTTCTTGGTCGTCTTGGAGGCCGCAGCCGGTGACTTTCGTCCCTTAGGTTCGGGAAAGAAGAGGTCCACAGGCCGTGTTGGCTGAGAGGACCCTGTCTCGTCGCCCGAAGAATTGGGGATTAACGCTCCCAAACCGCGGCCAAGACCCCTGCGCTTGTCAGTCATTGAGACATCCTCCGTTGAATTAGCCCCAACGAGACTGGGGCCGGCTGAACTTCATTGTAAATGGCATTGTGAAGCAAGGATTGCATATCTAGCCTACTGACCGTTCGGCCAGTTCTGCTGCTGCTTCAAGATACGAAAGCGCCCCGGTGGACGATGGGTCGTAAGTCATGACTGTTTGCTGGTAACTGGGAGCCTCAGAAATCCTCACCGAGCGGGGAATCAGGGCTTGCAAAACCTGTTCGGGAAAGTGCTCTCGGACATCGGCCGCAACATGTGCGGCCAAATTCGTACGCCCGTCGTACATAGTCAACAAGATAGTGGAAACGACAAGATCAGAATTCAAGTGCTTTTGAATCATCTCGATGTTTTTCAGCAACTGACTCAAACCCTCCAGTGCGTAGTATTCACACTGAATGGGTATCAAAACCTCGTTGGCAGCGCAGAACGCATTGACTGTCAACAACCCCAGACTCGGTGGGCAGTCAATAAAGATGAAATCAAGGCGTTGTTGACCATTTTGTTCGCGAAACTTCACATATTCTGCAATGGCCCGGCGTAGTCGTTGCTCTCTGGCAACCAGTGACACCAGTTCAATTTCAGCACCGGCGAGGTGAATGGTTGCGGGGGCGCAGTAAAGGTTGTCAATATCCGGGCACTGCTGGACCACTTCGGCCATGGGGAAGTCATTGATCAAAACATCATAGATACTGTCAATCTCAGCGTGGTGCGGAACACCCAAGGCCGTAGATGCATTTCCCTGTGGATCTATATCGATCACAAGAACGTGAAGTCCTGCCGACGCCAGTGCAGCTGCTACGTTAACCGTAGTCGTCGTCTTGCCGACCCCGCCCTTTTGATTCGCAACCGTCATGATACGCGTATGGTTCGGGCGAGGCAGTTTCCGGCCCAGAAGCCGCTCGCGGCGCTTGGTTTCATTAACCAGCTGGCTCGCGATGGGGCTACTGTCATCAAAGTCGTCATCCAGAGGACTCGACTTGGCTTCCCCCGTTTCACGTGAAACATTGGCGCCGCCGCCGACGTTATCAACCGATTTAGGTTGATCGAAAGCGTTAGAGCGTGCAGATCCTAACGTCATGAACGGAGGGATCCGTTGCGAAGCTGCTTCGCTACTGGTCACGCTGACACTCTCACTTTCCTGTGGCGATGGTTGCCAACCTCTAGCCTATCGGTTCCAACCCACAGCACTGGGGATCAGCGCCGCTTCACCTTCACCCGCACTACAGTTGTGGGTTCTTCCAGGATGTCCTGGCCGGCCACAACCACCTCAGTGTGGACACCGCCAAGCTTCTTGAGGACCTTGGCAGCCTTGGTAATTTCTTCTTCCGCACTCTTGCCCTTGATGGCCAGCAGCTCTCCTTCGCCACCCAGCAACGGGATGGTCAGCGGCGCAAGCGTATTCAGTGCCGAGACTGCCCTGGCGGTCACGACGGAGCACTCCACTTTGCCAATGGCCGCCTCCGCACGGGACCGAATGATTTCAACATTGGAAAGGCCCAAGTCCATGACGACCTCTTCTAGCCAAATGACGCGGCGTTCCAGTGGCTCAATCAGGGTCAGGTACAGGTCCGGACGGGCAATCGCCAGACACAGGCCTGGAAGACCGGCGCCGCTGCCCACATCGGCAACCTTGACTCCGTCGTCAATCAATTCCGCCACTACGGCACAGTTCAGAACGTGCCGGCTCCACAGGCGGGGCACTTCCCGTGGACCAATTAGTCCGCGCTCAATCCCCGATGTCGCCAGGTGCTCCACATAGCGCTTGGCAAGATCAAGGCGATCGCCAAAAATACGCTCAGCAGCAACGGCTTCTTGTGCAGTAAGTTCCACCACGTTTATGTCCTCTTAAGTCTGATCCCGGCCACTTCCCTGAGGTAGTGGCCGGGACCATTTTGAATCCTTGAATACACTGCGCTTTAGTGCGCAGCGCTCACTACAATGTGACGCTTGGCGCCTTCGCCTTCGGACTCCGATTCAAGACCAAGCTCAGCAATGGCATCATGAACGATCTTTCGTTCGTAGGCGCCCATCGGGTCCAGGGCAACGGACTCCGCCCCGGCCTTGATCTCCGCCGCCGCATCATTGGCGATCTGTGCCAGTTCAACATTCCGGCGCTCACGGTATCCGGAGATATCCAAGACCAGGCGTGAGCGAGACTCGGTGGCCGACAAAACACTCAAGCGGGTCAGTTCCTGAAGTGCATCCAACACTTCACCATCCTGGCCTACGAGGCTCGTCAGGGGTTCTGATTCCTCATCGGCAACGATGGAGATGTATGTGCGGCCATTGCGGACCTCGATGTCGATATCGCCATCGATATCGGCAATGTCCAAAAGCTCTTCAAGATAGTCGGCGGCAATGTCGCCTTCTTCCTCGAGGCGGCTAACTCCGGTGTTCTCTGTGGCCGTTGCTTCCTCAGCGACAAGCTGTGTTTCCTCAGGGACAAGCTGCATTTCTTCAGGCATTATTTCTTCTTCCTGTTCTTGCGTTGTGGCTGGTTCCGCTGGCCCTTCGGCTCAGGAATTTCCTCGATCGCTTCTTCTTCAACCTTCTTCTTGGAAGCACCCAACAGCGGCAGGCCCTTGGCCTCGCGACGCTTCTGGTATTCCTTGTACGCAGGCGAGCCGGGAGTCGGCATGCGGCGAATTACGAAGAACTGCTGACCCATGGTCCACAGGTTGGTGGTGGTCCAGTAGATGAGAACACCGATGGGGAAGTTCACGCCACCGATACCGAACACAAGCGGCAGTACATAAAGCATCATCTTCTGCTGCTTCATGAAGGGGCCCTGCATCGCTTCTTCAGACATGTTCTTGGACATGATCTGCTTCTGCGTGATGAACTGCGAGGCGATCATGGCAAGAATCATGACGATCGAGAGCGCCGCAATGGCGAAGGTCAGATTGCCGCCCTGGAAGGAAGGCAGCAGGGCGTCGGAGAGGCGGGCCCCGAAGATGGTGGCCTCGTCGAACTGCACCACCTCCGCATGGGTCAGTGCACCAATACCCTGGTTTGAGGCGTTGGCCTTGGCCACACCGGAAAGCACCTGGAACAGGGAGAAGAAGAACGGCATCTGAATCAGCATGGGCAGGCATGCAGAGAACGGGTTGGTGCCATGTTCCTTGTACAGGGCCATCTGTTCCTGCCCCATGGCCTGGCGGGACAGCTGGTCAGTCTTGCCCTTGTACTTGGCCTGCAGCTTCTTCATGTCCGGCTGCAGTGCCTGCATCCCGCGCTGGGCCTTGATCTGCTTGACGAAGACAGGAATCAATGCCGCACGAATCACCAGTACCAGGCCAATGATGGACAGTGTCCATGTGACACCTGAAGCACCGTCCATCCCCAGGAAGGTCAGGCCATCATGGAACTGCACCATGATCCACGAGACGACCCATTTGAAGGGGAACAGAATTGTATTGAAGAAGCCCATATTTCTTTATCTATCTCCTCAAGCCGCGTTGCGACTTTGCGTTTCCTGTTGTTTAGCCAGAAATACATCCGGGTGGTTCAGCTGGACAATGAGGGGCACCGTGTCAGGGTCATCCCAATCAATAGTGGCCGGCGAAGGCACCGGATCCAAGCCGCCTGCGCTCCAAGGGTGGCAACGGACTACTCGTCGGGCAGCGAACCAGCTGCCTTTGATGGCACCGTGAACGGTCACGGCTTCCAGGGCGTACGCCGAACATGACGGAAAAAACCGGCACACCTGCCCATAAATGGGTGAGACGACGCGCCGGTACAGTTTCAGAATAATAATAAGAATGTTGCGGGGAAGGTGCCATAGGAAGAGTACGACGTCGGCCACCCACTGGGGTGCCCGACGCTGAGTTTGTGATGTGCTCACAAAACTTCTCCTCCTTTTGGCCCGTTCACCTTATTCACTGCAGGTGCTGGTGCCGCCGGCAAAGAAGCTCCCGACTTCCCCTGCAATCGGGAAAAAGCGGAAGAGCAGGCTTTGCGATAATCCGCGACCAGCTCACTGAAAGAGGCAGCAGCAGAAACGGGCAGTGCCCGCACCACTACATTGACTCCGTAAGGATGCTGCCGAACAGTCTCGACAACTATTTCCCTCAGTCTCCTCTTAACGAGGTTGCGAGTCACAGCGTTCCCGACGGTCTTCGACACGATGAACCCGATTTGGCTGGGTGAGTCGGCAGAAGTGAACACCATATATAACACTAAGTTCCGGCGTCCATTGCGGACGCCGGAACGTACAGTATGTGAGAAGTTGGCGGAAGTCCGCATTCTATTCTTGGTGGCTAGCACCTGCGATCAACTGCTACTTCACTAAGGCTCGACTAGACGTCAAGCAGTTATTGTTTAGGCCGACAGCTCTACGCGACCCTTGGTGCGGCGGGCTGCCAAAATGGCGCGGCCAGCGCGGGTGCGCATACGAAGGCGGAAGCCGTGCTTCTTGGCACGACGGCGGTTGTTCGGCTGAAAAGTCCGCTTGCTCACGGTAGTTACTCCAAGACAATCAAAGATGCGCCTTGCCCGTAGCTAACAGGTAAGAAAGGGGTCGACGCTAAGTATATGGATGCCTGCTCGTTTCGCTCCCTAATTACAGGGGGCGTGCGCAAGAGCGCAAAACAGACACATGGGACTTCACAACGTTAGGTCATCCAGCCCCGTCCAGTCAAACGCCATACTGCCGGAACAGCAGCTGGGGGGCCTGGTCTTCATCCATTTTGTCCTCACAGGGCCGGTTCAGCCCCATCCAGGCGTTGTGCACAGCTGTGCACAAGTCCGTGGACAAGATCTGTGGATGGACACCAAAAACACCCATCCTTGTGACATTTATCCACAAGCACTTTCTCTCGCTATCTTCTAGGCTTTTCATCCTCTAGGCTAGGCGCGTAGCTAGTTATCCACGGATGTGCATAACTCTGTGGATTACTTTGATTCAACGGTTGACAGGGCGAAGAAAGTGGCGCTTTGCCTGCTGTAACCGAAATCACGTCTGGTAGGCGTGCACCCAATGAACATTTCCGCAGATTCTGCGGGAGTAAGGATGGAACGATCAATGAGCACTGAGGACATCAATGACGTTGGCAGTTCCTGGCGACGCGTCATCAGGATTCTGGAACAAGATGAGCGGGTTTCCCCCAGACAGCGCGGATTCGTTGTTCTAACCCAGCCCCAGGGCTTGATCGGCAATACCTTGTTGGTGGCTGTTCCCAACGAGCTCACGCGCGAAGTTTTGCAGACACAGCTCCACACGGCCCTCAGTGACGCCCTTGCCCAAGTATTTCCGGAAGAAATCGGCTGCGCCTTCAGCGTCAACGCCGATCTTGTGCCTCCGGTCAAGGAAGAAGAGGCGGCACCGGCCGCGGTAGTCCTTCCAAGTGAGAAGAACAGCGCCCCCGAACATGTGGGACCGGCCACCAAACCTTCGCCGATGTTGCCCAGCACTTCTCAGGAGTTCGGCCGGCTCAATCCCAAGTATGTTTTTGATTCATTTGTGATTGGTTCGTCCAACCGTTTCGCGCACGCTGCAGCTGTCGCAGTGGCTGAAGCACCGGCCAAGGCCTACAACCCGTTGTTCATTTATGGTGATTCCGGTTTGGGCAAGACCCACCTGCTTCATGCCATCGGACACTATGCACGCCGACTCTATACCGGTATCCGGGTGCGTTACGTGAGTTCTGAGGAGTTCACCAACGACTTCATCAACTCCATTAGGGACGATGAAGGTGCCAGCTTTAAGCAGCTGTACCGCAACGTTGACATCCTGCTCATTGATGACATCCAGTTTCTTGCAAACAAGGAAGCCACCCAGGAAGAGTTCTTCCACACCTTCAATGCCTTGCACAACAACAACAAGCAGGTAGTGATCACCTCCGACCTGCCGCCCAAGCGCCTCCAGGGGTTTGAAGAGCGCATGCGGTCACGGTTTGAATGGGGCCTGCTCACCGATGTGCAGCCGCCCGAGCTTGAAACGCGCATTGCGATTCTGCGTAAAAAAGCCATTGGTGAAGGTCTTTCAGCCCCTGACGACGCACTTGAGTACATTGCCTCCAAGATTTCCACGAACATTCGAGAGCTTGAAGGCGCCCTGATTCGTGTCACAGCCTTCGCCAGTCTGAACCGCCAGCCGGTGGATGTTGGTTTGGCTGAAATGGTGTTGAAGGATCTCATCACCGACGACGGCGCCCAAGAGATCACCTCGACAGCGATCCTGGGACAGACCGCTGCTTACTTCAACATCTCCCTTGAGGAACTGTGCAGCAAGTCCCGCACCCGGACTTTGGTCACTGCTCGGCAGATCGCCATGTACTTGTGCCGTGAACTCACTGACATGTCCCTGCCGAAGATCGGACAGGAATTTGGCGGACGCGACCATACAACTGTCATCCA
This genomic interval from Arthrobacter sp. PAMC 25486 contains the following:
- the yidC gene encoding membrane protein insertase YidC → MGFFNTILFPFKWVVSWIMVQFHDGLTFLGMDGASGVTWTLSIIGLVLVIRAALIPVFVKQIKAQRGMQALQPDMKKLQAKYKGKTDQLSRQAMGQEQMALYKEHGTNPFSACLPMLIQMPFFFSLFQVLSGVAKANASNQGIGALTHAEVVQFDEATIFGARLSDALLPSFQGGNLTFAIAALSIVMILAMIASQFITQKQIMSKNMSEEAMQGPFMKQQKMMLYVLPLVFGIGGVNFPIGVLIYWTTTNLWTMGQQFFVIRRMPTPGSPAYKEYQKRREAKGLPLLGASKKKVEEEAIEEIPEPKGQRNQPQRKNRKKK
- a CDS encoding R3H domain-containing nucleic acid-binding protein; this encodes MPEEMQLVPEETQLVAEEATATENTGVSRLEEEGDIAADYLEELLDIADIDGDIDIEVRNGRTYISIVADEESEPLTSLVGQDGEVLDALQELTRLSVLSATESRSRLVLDISGYRERRNVELAQIANDAAAEIKAGAESVALDPMGAYERKIVHDAIAELGLESESEGEGAKRHIVVSAAH
- the rnpA gene encoding ribonuclease P protein component, which gives rise to MLATKNRMRTSANFSHTVRSGVRNGRRNLVLYMVFTSADSPSQIGFIVSKTVGNAVTRNLVKRRLREIVVETVRQHPYGVNVVVRALPVSAAASFSELVADYRKACSSAFSRLQGKSGASLPAAPAPAVNKVNGPKGGEVL
- the rpmH gene encoding 50S ribosomal protein L34; protein product: MSKRTFQPNNRRRAKKHGFRLRMRTRAGRAILAARRTKGRVELSA
- the rsmG gene encoding 16S rRNA (guanine(527)-N(7))-methyltransferase RsmG, which gives rise to MVELTAQEAVAAERIFGDRLDLAKRYVEHLATSGIERGLIGPREVPRLWSRHVLNCAVVAELIDDGVKVADVGSGAGLPGLCLAIARPDLYLTLIEPLERRVIWLEEVVMDLGLSNVEIIRSRAEAAIGKVECSVVTARAVSALNTLAPLTIPLLGGEGELLAIKGKSAEEEITKAAKVLKKLGGVHTEVVVAGQDILEEPTTVVRVKVKRR
- the yidD gene encoding membrane protein insertion efficiency factor YidD, with product MSTSQTQRRAPQWVADVVLFLWHLPRNILIIILKLYRRVVSPIYGQVCRFFPSCSAYALEAVTVHGAIKGSWFAARRVVRCHPWSAGGLDPVPSPATIDWDDPDTVPLIVQLNHPDVFLAKQQETQSRNAA
- the dnaA gene encoding chromosomal replication initiator protein DnaA, whose amino-acid sequence is MSTEDINDVGSSWRRVIRILEQDERVSPRQRGFVVLTQPQGLIGNTLLVAVPNELTREVLQTQLHTALSDALAQVFPEEIGCAFSVNADLVPPVKEEEAAPAAVVLPSEKNSAPEHVGPATKPSPMLPSTSQEFGRLNPKYVFDSFVIGSSNRFAHAAAVAVAEAPAKAYNPLFIYGDSGLGKTHLLHAIGHYARRLYTGIRVRYVSSEEFTNDFINSIRDDEGASFKQLYRNVDILLIDDIQFLANKEATQEEFFHTFNALHNNNKQVVITSDLPPKRLQGFEERMRSRFEWGLLTDVQPPELETRIAILRKKAIGEGLSAPDDALEYIASKISTNIRELEGALIRVTAFASLNRQPVDVGLAEMVLKDLITDDGAQEITSTAILGQTAAYFNISLEELCSKSRTRTLVTARQIAMYLCRELTDMSLPKIGQEFGGRDHTTVIHADRKIRELMAERRAIYNQVTELTNKIKQQQREA
- a CDS encoding ParA family protein is translated as MTSSEAASQRIPPFMTLGSARSNAFDQPKSVDNVGGGANVSRETGEAKSSPLDDDFDDSSPIASQLVNETKRRERLLGRKLPRPNHTRIMTVANQKGGVGKTTTTVNVAAALASAGLHVLVIDIDPQGNASTALGVPHHAEIDSIYDVLINDFPMAEVVQQCPDIDNLYCAPATIHLAGAEIELVSLVAREQRLRRAIAEYVKFREQNGQQRLDFIFIDCPPSLGLLTVNAFCAANEVLIPIQCEYYALEGLSQLLKNIEMIQKHLNSDLVVSTILLTMYDGRTNLAAHVAADVREHFPEQVLQALIPRSVRISEAPSYQQTVMTYDPSSTGALSYLEAAAELAERSVG
- a CDS encoding ParB/RepB/Spo0J family partition protein, translated to MTDKRRGLGRGLGALIPNSSGDETGSSQPTRPVDLFFPEPKGRKSPAAASKTTKKLAEPAELVDVPGATFMELPVGKIHPNRKQPRTVFDEDDMAELVHSVREIGVLQPIVVRKSTEKGDQPYELVMGERRWRASQAAGLETIPVIVRETTDDNLLRDALLENLHRSQLNPLEEAAAYQQLLEDFGTTHEQLADKIGRSRPQVSNTLRLLKLPPVVQRRVAAGVLSAGHARALLALPAAEAMEQLAQKIVAEGMSVRATEEAVQLYQAPLSGQKAATKKPSPRHERLDFLASSLSDRLDTNVKISLGARKGKVSIEFASVEDLNRIMDVLSPGGK